A window from Deinococcota bacterium encodes these proteins:
- a CDS encoding LptF/LptG family permease yields MSRLSRYLLLEVSILYVVGVGSFILLLMIDFLTLWARFLIDFQAPLGVIGRLLTFQLPYFLHLSLPVAVVFAILLATGRLARDSELKAVYASGVPPLRLLAPLLLFGAVVSIIAVVNNGFLEPRGQVAYERTVASFFYERPTAEVQPDVSYVLADGSIFFAGRLRGLEDDLDQAQLQGVLVILPDGSQISAPAGVWDSRARTWALDEAVRSAPDAPPERLGGHVLPFDTRRGSELVPPNQRSLDGLWDEIRAVRETRGDARELLFEFHRRVADASGALIFALLAGTLGLGLRGRSGGFAWTIVLLVVFYFLWTLAGDLHDQRVLSPALAAWFTPAVVGGFGALLALTRLR; encoded by the coding sequence GTGTCTCGGCTTTCTCGCTACCTCCTGCTCGAGGTATCCATACTCTACGTCGTCGGCGTAGGCAGCTTCATCCTGCTCCTGATGATCGATTTTTTGACCCTGTGGGCGAGATTTCTGATCGACTTCCAGGCGCCGCTCGGGGTGATCGGCCGGCTGCTGACCTTCCAGCTTCCTTACTTTTTGCACCTGTCGCTGCCCGTCGCGGTGGTCTTCGCGATCCTCCTGGCGACGGGCCGCCTCGCCCGCGACTCCGAGCTCAAGGCCGTCTACGCCAGCGGGGTTCCGCCCCTGCGCCTGCTCGCGCCGCTGCTCCTCTTCGGCGCCGTCGTGAGCATTATTGCCGTCGTCAACAACGGCTTTTTGGAGCCCAGGGGCCAGGTCGCCTACGAACGCACCGTGGCCTCGTTCTTTTACGAGCGCCCGACCGCCGAGGTGCAGCCCGACGTGTCCTATGTCTTGGCGGACGGCAGCATCTTTTTCGCGGGGCGGCTGCGCGGGCTGGAAGACGACCTCGACCAGGCCCAGCTCCAGGGCGTCCTGGTCATCTTGCCGGACGGCAGCCAGATCAGCGCGCCCGCGGGCGTGTGGGACTCGAGGGCGCGGACCTGGGCCCTGGACGAGGCGGTGCGCAGCGCGCCGGACGCGCCGCCCGAGAGGCTCGGCGGCCACGTCCTGCCCTTCGACACCCGGCGCGGCAGCGAGCTCGTCCCCCCCAATCAGAGAAGCCTGGACGGGCTCTGGGACGAGATCCGCGCCGTGCGCGAGACCCGCGGCGACGCTAGAGAGCTGCTCTTCGAGTTTCACCGGCGCGTCGCCGACGCCTCGGGCGCCCTTATCTTCGCGCTCTTGGCGGGTACGCTCGGCCTGGGCCTGCGCGGCCGCAGCGGGGGCTTCGCCTGGACCATCGTGCTCTTGGTGGTCTTCTACTTTCTGTGGACGCTCGCCGGCGACCTTCACGACCAGCGCGTGCTCTCGCCCGCCCTGGCGGCCTGGTTCACGCCCGCCGTGGTCGGCGGTTTCGGCGCGCTCTTGGCCCTTACAAGGCTCAGGTAG
- a CDS encoding tRNA (guanine-N7)-methyltransferase, with protein sequence MSAPLLLWRKRPLPLDWEAEFGAPGPLELEIGFGDGRYTVFRALREPETRFVGLEISGASILRAMRRVRDAGLGNVRIVKVSAQFALRALFAPASLSSITVNFPDPWPKERHAENRLLQRSFFELAAGRLRPGGALKLATDHPDYLAFAVGEADSSGRYAVEEAEPPEAVFETKYALKWRAQGKLLYYRRFRLVTPLANPHPNLEREAMPHAVLSGKLPESLEFSKQVCPYADGHVILLELCRSLGGEHGARLLFRATVDEPDLQQGVLVAVRPKEEGGLVVSLESFGDPVITRTVKGAVHAVVTWLMAGVPGLRLEQASY encoded by the coding sequence ATGAGTGCGCCGCTGCTCTTGTGGCGCAAGCGGCCGTTGCCGCTCGACTGGGAGGCCGAGTTCGGCGCGCCCGGCCCCCTCGAGCTCGAGATCGGCTTTGGTGATGGCCGCTACACCGTCTTTCGCGCCCTGCGCGAGCCCGAAACCCGCTTCGTCGGCCTGGAGATTTCCGGCGCCAGCATCCTGCGCGCCATGAGGCGGGTGCGGGACGCCGGGCTGGGCAACGTCCGCATCGTCAAGGTGAGCGCGCAGTTCGCCCTGCGCGCGCTCTTCGCGCCGGCTTCGCTGTCGAGCATCACCGTCAACTTCCCGGACCCCTGGCCCAAGGAACGGCACGCCGAGAACCGCCTCCTGCAACGGAGCTTCTTTGAGCTGGCGGCGGGCCGGCTGAGGCCCGGCGGCGCCCTCAAGCTGGCGACCGATCACCCCGACTATCTGGCCTTTGCCGTTGGCGAAGCCGACAGCTCGGGCCGCTACGCGGTCGAGGAGGCCGAGCCGCCCGAGGCGGTCTTCGAGACGAAGTACGCGCTCAAGTGGAGGGCGCAGGGCAAGCTCCTCTACTACCGGCGGTTTCGCCTGGTGACGCCGCTGGCGAATCCGCACCCTAACCTGGAGAGAGAAGCCATGCCCCACGCGGTTCTGTCGGGCAAGCTGCCCGAAAGCCTCGAGTTTAGCAAACAGGTCTGTCCCTACGCCGACGGCCACGTCATCCTCTTGGAACTCTGCCGCAGCCTGGGCGGCGAACACGGCGCGCGCCTGCTCTTTCGCGCCACCGTGGACGAGCCCGACCTGCAGCAGGGGGTCCTGGTGGCGGTGCGGCCCAAGGAGGAGGGGGGGTTGGTGGTCTCGCTCGAGTCCTTCGGCGACCCGGTCATCACCAGGACCGTCAAGGGCGCCGTTCACGCCGTCGTCACCTGGCTGATGGCGGGGGTGCCGGGGCTTAGGCTCGAGCAGGCGTCGTATTGA
- a CDS encoding LptF/LptG family permease, translating into MKRFSLYVVREILPLYLAGLAVLILLILGAFLQSVLADVIARGASPALLAQFLLYSLPAAASYGLPLALLFASLLGLTRLSQDSEIKAAFVLGLSPGAFALPMLALGLGVSLFAFLNNELIVPRSSARALEVQKDILIQSPGTLLEEGNFFTDALGRSVYIESLEPGGVVRNVTVIQSGGSAGPQEVIRAEAGVLDEASGLWRFSGGRFITYRRSEVILDAGFAGAEVPLRRLAAATAGSLELTQLPLRELLARIGRGLESGARMSAERTALHRKFAEPAAATAFALLALAVGLVSFKGTFSLGLVSVFALTFLYYATWSVFNLLGAQGTLPPELAGWAPVALYGLAGSGLLAWVWRA; encoded by the coding sequence GTGAAGCGCTTTAGCCTCTACGTGGTAAGGGAGATCCTGCCGCTCTACCTCGCCGGTCTGGCGGTGCTCATCCTGCTCATCCTGGGCGCCTTTTTGCAGAGCGTCTTGGCCGACGTCATCGCCCGGGGCGCGAGCCCGGCGCTCCTGGCCCAGTTTCTCCTCTACAGCCTGCCCGCCGCGGCGAGCTACGGCCTGCCCTTGGCACTGCTCTTCGCCTCGCTCTTGGGCCTCACCCGGCTCAGCCAGGACAGCGAGATCAAGGCCGCCTTCGTTCTGGGCCTTAGCCCCGGCGCCTTTGCCCTGCCCATGCTGGCCCTGGGGCTGGGCGTCAGCCTCTTCGCCTTTTTGAACAACGAGCTCATCGTACCGCGCAGCAGCGCCCGGGCCCTGGAGGTCCAGAAGGACATCCTCATCCAGAGCCCCGGCACGCTTCTAGAAGAGGGCAACTTCTTCACCGACGCCCTGGGCCGCAGCGTCTATATCGAGAGCCTGGAGCCCGGCGGCGTGGTGCGAAACGTCACCGTCATCCAGTCGGGCGGCAGCGCCGGGCCCCAGGAGGTCATCCGGGCCGAGGCGGGGGTGCTCGACGAGGCGAGCGGGCTGTGGCGCTTTTCCGGCGGGCGCTTCATCACCTACCGGCGCAGCGAGGTCATCCTGGATGCGGGCTTCGCCGGCGCCGAGGTGCCGCTGCGGCGGCTGGCGGCGGCCACCGCGGGCAGCTTGGAGCTCACCCAGCTGCCGCTCCGCGAGCTCTTGGCGCGCATCGGGCGCGGCCTCGAGTCGGGCGCCCGCATGAGCGCGGAAAGAACCGCCCTGCACCGCAAGTTCGCCGAGCCCGCGGCGGCCACGGCCTTTGCCCTGCTGGCGCTGGCCGTCGGCCTGGTCTCCTTTAAGGGCACCTTCAGCCTGGGGCTGGTGAGCGTCTTCGCGCTCACCTTTCTCTACTACGCCACCTGGAGCGTCTTCAACCTGCTGGGCGCGCAGGGCACCCTGCCGCCCGAGCTGGCGGGCTGGGCGCCGGTGGCGCTCTACGGCCTGGCGGGAAGCGGCCTCTTGGCCTGGGTCTGGAGAGCCTAG
- a CDS encoding nitrilase: MPTHEGLPMRVHLVAVQAAMTLADYLSAESFAARIDALCARAAQGLDGAAKLFAFPEAIGFPLLLALGAEGRPARAGHETAHETAYAAARALLLRERRGVLAAALRHRTGPLGALYLTRAKEAYLAYRAAFSAAARRYQATIVAGSIFLPQLEEEASRGLYVTSPQVFNTAFTFSPSGRLLDRTTKSYLTPAELRARLRGGSPAGVHTFETPLGRVGVAICLDAFYGSVMDRLDGLGARVVVQPSANHAPWQRAWPADPRHSEESAWFSYGLRAGLQDRLYLQYGVNPMLVGAVYDLEPRGRSSIVANTRFHDTALHDAALEGYPGLLAVAESDDEEEVVCATVELAPRWTGPG, encoded by the coding sequence ATGCCCACGCATGAAGGCCTGCCCATGAGGGTCCATCTCGTGGCGGTGCAGGCGGCCATGACCCTGGCGGACTACCTTTCCGCCGAAAGCTTCGCCGCCAGGATCGACGCCCTCTGCGCGCGGGCCGCCCAGGGTCTGGACGGGGCGGCCAAGCTCTTCGCCTTTCCCGAGGCTATCGGCTTTCCCCTGCTGCTGGCCCTGGGGGCTGAGGGGCGGCCGGCCAGGGCCGGCCACGAGACCGCCCACGAGACCGCCTACGCCGCCGCTCGCGCCCTCTTGCTGCGCGAGCGGCGCGGCGTCTTGGCCGCCGCTCTGCGGCACCGGACCGGTCCGCTCGGGGCGCTCTACCTCACGCGCGCCAAGGAGGCTTATCTGGCCTACCGGGCGGCCTTCTCCGCGGCGGCCCGGCGTTACCAGGCCACCATCGTCGCCGGCAGCATCTTCTTGCCCCAGCTCGAGGAGGAAGCGTCGCGCGGGCTCTACGTCACCAGCCCCCAGGTTTTCAACACCGCCTTTACCTTCAGCCCCAGCGGGCGCCTCCTCGACCGCACCACCAAGAGCTACCTCACGCCCGCCGAGCTGAGGGCGCGGCTGCGGGGCGGCTCGCCCGCGGGCGTCCATACCTTCGAGACCCCGCTCGGCCGGGTCGGGGTGGCAATCTGCCTCGACGCCTTTTACGGCTCGGTGATGGACCGGCTCGACGGCTTGGGCGCCCGGGTGGTGGTGCAGCCGAGCGCCAACCACGCGCCCTGGCAGAGGGCGTGGCCCGCCGACCCCAGGCACAGCGAGGAGAGCGCCTGGTTTTCCTACGGCCTGAGGGCTGGGCTTCAGGACCGCCTCTACCTCCAGTACGGCGTCAACCCGATGCTGGTGGGTGCGGTCTACGACCTCGAGCCCAGGGGGCGCTCGAGCATCGTCGCCAACACCCGCTTTCACGACACCGCCCTTCATGACGCGGCGCTCGAGGGCTATCCCGGCCTCCTAGCGGTGGCCGAGAGCGACGACGAGGAGGAGGTCGTGTGCGCCACGGTCGAGCTCGCGCCACGTTGGACCGGGCCGGGCTAG